One genomic segment of Bacteroidota bacterium includes these proteins:
- a CDS encoding T9SS type A sorting domain-containing protein: MQLNLLLLLASISFTVCSQTIDDERTVNWHNVGLTNSCNSPTQIINFLDAGGSGDGASPNDAVMNTVLASISSGVTVIYFPPGNYFFQSSISLQSNTIIKGAGAESTTLTFDLNVPSDAIIIKGGESATYSFCTNNISKNAHTLPLEDAGDFDIGDYVELFEQDGMLVTSDWAINTTGQIFKIENIIGNTLYVDAEVRRDFFTSRSVEVKKLNPKINVGIEELTIIRQDETTKNYSNIYFKYAAECWVRGVASYECNYAHIELHTTTHSEVSGCYIQDAFDYGDGGRAYGVVVHYTSGDNLVTDNIFNHLRHSMLLQAGANGNVFSYNYSINPHWSDTWLPSSSAGDLVLHGNYPYANLFEGNTIQNIVIDDSHGGNGKYNTFFRNRAELYGIFMSSSSAGGYQNFVGNEITNSGSLLGLYSLSGSGHFEYGNNKIGTIIPSGTSDLSESTLYIASPDAFYLTESEFPPIGTPQPFNNFLIESEMRYTEDLLTMSDDCNSKIILVESTDNTSYCNGDSINIHFVVAGLFNPENIFRVQLINSADETDVINLIGDVSANEIICNASGIATGNYYLRIVANSPFSIGTISENTIAIGNNSSTAITETIDEGSSYTLPDGSLTSTAGTYVFNYTNTFGCDSIITVTLNINSVCAIPSGMNVLFTTATTAKIYWTADEDAALYHLQYRVEGTTTWHKKYCYSSSKLIIALLPSTTYQYKIRAKCGGEWTDFSAINTFTTLELRKGETLAENSLVVFPNPGDGLFAGNFMNTDESYRIEITNINGTKVFNGIFSGEIFQIDLRGYSSGLYYLQLITDDGSIITQPIIVN, encoded by the coding sequence ATGCAACTCAACCTTCTCCTCCTTCTGGCGAGCATCTCATTTACAGTATGTAGCCAAACTATTGACGACGAACGCACTGTTAACTGGCACAACGTCGGCCTTACAAACAGTTGTAATTCTCCTACGCAAATTATAAATTTTTTAGATGCAGGCGGAAGCGGCGATGGTGCTTCTCCTAATGATGCAGTAATGAATACTGTCCTCGCTTCTATCTCTTCCGGAGTTACAGTTATTTATTTTCCTCCCGGAAATTATTTTTTTCAATCATCAATTAGCCTGCAAAGTAATACAATAATAAAAGGTGCAGGTGCTGAAAGTACTACGCTCACTTTTGATCTTAATGTACCTTCTGATGCAATTATAATTAAAGGCGGTGAATCTGCTACTTATTCTTTTTGTACAAATAATATTTCGAAAAATGCACATACACTTCCTTTAGAAGATGCAGGTGATTTTGATATCGGTGATTATGTGGAATTATTCGAACAAGATGGAATGCTTGTTACTAGTGATTGGGCAATAAATACAACTGGACAAATTTTTAAAATTGAGAATATCATTGGTAATACTTTATATGTAGATGCCGAAGTGCGCAGAGATTTTTTTACTTCCAGATCAGTAGAAGTGAAGAAATTAAATCCTAAAATAAATGTGGGTATAGAAGAACTTACTATTATCCGACAGGATGAAACCACTAAAAATTATTCTAATATTTATTTTAAATATGCTGCCGAGTGTTGGGTGCGGGGTGTTGCAAGTTATGAATGTAATTATGCGCATATAGAACTGCATACTACCACACATTCCGAAGTTTCCGGTTGCTATATTCAGGATGCATTTGATTATGGTGATGGTGGTCGTGCTTATGGTGTTGTAGTGCATTATACTTCAGGAGATAATCTGGTTACTGATAATATTTTTAATCATTTGCGTCATAGTATGTTGTTGCAAGCAGGGGCAAATGGAAATGTGTTTTCTTATAATTATTCTATCAATCCGCATTGGTCAGATACATGGCTGCCTTCATCTTCTGCAGGTGATTTAGTATTGCATGGAAATTATCCTTACGCCAATTTATTTGAAGGCAATACGATACAAAATATTGTGATTGATGATTCGCATGGTGGCAATGGCAAGTACAATACTTTCTTTCGCAATCGTGCTGAACTCTATGGTATTTTTATGAGTAGTTCTTCTGCCGGTGGATATCAAAATTTTGTTGGAAATGAAATAACAAATAGCGGTTCCTTACTTGGATTATATAGTTTAAGTGGTAGTGGACATTTTGAATATGGCAATAATAAAATAGGTACTATAATTCCTTCCGGAACTTCTGATCTTTCTGAATCTACATTATATATTGCAAGCCCTGATGCATTTTATTTAACAGAATCTGAATTTCCTCCAATCGGTACACCACAGCCATTTAATAATTTTTTAATTGAATCTGAAATGCGTTACACCGAAGACTTGCTTACAATGTCTGACGACTGTAATTCAAAAATAATTTTAGTTGAAAGCACGGATAACACTTCTTATTGCAATGGTGATTCTATAAATATACATTTTGTTGTTGCCGGATTATTTAATCCGGAAAATATCTTTCGTGTGCAATTGATAAATAGTGCTGATGAAACGGATGTAATAAATTTGATTGGTGATGTATCAGCTAATGAAATCATTTGCAATGCATCAGGTATAGCAACGGGCAATTACTATTTACGCATTGTTGCAAATAGTCCGTTTTCTATTGGAACAATTTCAGAAAATACAATTGCGATTGGAAATAATTCTTCTACCGCAATCACAGAAACTATTGATGAAGGTTCTTCTTATACATTGCCAGATGGTTCGCTTACTTCAACTGCAGGAACCTATGTATTTAATTATACAAACACATTCGGTTGCGACTCTATAATCACAGTTACTCTCAACATTAATTCTGTTTGTGCTATTCCCTCCGGAATGAATGTATTGTTCACCACTGCCACAACAGCAAAAATCTATTGGACAGCCGATGAAGATGCAGCATTGTATCACTTGCAATACAGAGTTGAAGGAACTACTACATGGCATAAGAAATATTGCTACTCCTCAAGTAAATTAATAATCGCTTTACTTCCTTCTACAACCTATCAATATAAAATCCGTGCAAAATGTGGTGGCGAATGGACTGATTTTTCTGCAATTAATACATTCACTACTCTTGAATTGCGTAAAGGAGAAACTCTTGCAGAGAATTCTCTTGTTGTTTTTCCAAATCCCGGTGATGGATTGTTCGCCGGAAATTTTATGAATACAGATGAAAGTTATCGGATAGAAATTACAAACATCAACGGAACAAAAGTTTTTAACGGAATATTTTCCGGCGAAATATTTCAGATTGATTTGCGAGGCTATTCATCCGGGTTGTATTATCTACAATTAATTACCGATGATGGGTCAATAATTACCCAACCAATAATCGTTAATTAA
- a CDS encoding efflux RND transporter periplasmic adaptor subunit, with protein MKNIFIISIAFAILASCGSKQNLNESTSENLTENTVELTDAQLKNSDIQTGKLEQQEISSILKVNGVIEVPPQNMVSISVPLGGYLKSTKLLEGMHVNKGEIIAIMEDQQYIQLQQDYLTANAHFTSIEKEYLRQKDLNQSKSSSDKVFETAQAEYIAQKVLINSLSEKLKLININPDNLNENTISRSINIPSPIDGFVTHVNMNIGKYVAPTDVLFELVNPDDIHLALTVFEKDFDKLFIGQKIIAYNNNQPNKKYECEIILIGKDLSHERAVTVHCHFEQYDKSLIPGMYMNAEVDVASHNAYAISDEGLVRFEGKQYVFKQTENKKYLMQEVTTQNSEHGFTQITFPDSTQMSDKIFVTKGAYTLLMKMKNMGEE; from the coding sequence ATGAAAAATATATTCATCATATCAATAGCGTTTGCAATTCTTGCATCTTGCGGAAGCAAGCAAAATTTAAATGAAAGCACTTCAGAAAACTTAACAGAAAACACAGTGGAACTCACAGATGCACAATTAAAAAATTCGGATATACAAACCGGAAAGCTTGAGCAACAGGAAATTTCTTCAATATTAAAAGTAAATGGTGTAATTGAAGTGCCACCACAAAACATGGTTTCTATAAGTGTGCCTTTGGGCGGATATTTAAAATCAACAAAACTGTTGGAAGGTATGCATGTGAACAAAGGTGAGATAATTGCGATAATGGAAGACCAGCAATATATTCAACTGCAACAGGATTATCTTACAGCTAATGCGCATTTTACTTCCATTGAAAAAGAATACTTGCGACAGAAAGATTTAAACCAAAGCAAGTCCAGTAGCGATAAAGTGTTTGAAACTGCACAAGCAGAATATATTGCGCAAAAAGTGCTGATTAATTCATTGTCAGAAAAACTAAAGCTCATCAATATCAATCCCGATAATCTCAATGAAAATACAATTTCACGAAGTATAAATATTCCTTCACCTATTGATGGATTTGTAACACATGTGAATATGAATATCGGAAAATATGTTGCACCAACTGATGTATTATTTGAGCTGGTAAATCCTGATGATATTCATTTGGCGTTAACTGTTTTTGAAAAAGATTTTGATAAACTTTTTATTGGACAAAAAATTATTGCTTACAACAACAATCAACCAAATAAAAAATATGAATGCGAAATCATTTTAATTGGAAAAGATTTATCGCATGAAAGAGCCGTTACGGTACATTGCCACTTTGAGCAATACGATAAATCGCTGATTCCAGGAATGTATATGAATGCCGAAGTAGATGTAGCTTCTCATAATGCTTATGCTATTTCTGATGAAGGTTTGGTACGCTTTGAAGGTAAGCAGTATGTTTTTAAACAAACTGAAAACAAAAAATACTTAATGCAAGAAGTTACAACTCAAAACTCCGAACATGGTTTTACTCAAATCACTTTTCCTGATAGTACCCAAATGAGTGATAAAATATTTGTTACAAAAGGTGCTTATACTTTACTTATGAAAATGAAAAATATGGGAGAAGAATAA
- a CDS encoding TolC family protein, whose product MKKYLIIITIICLLSGIASAQQTISLQSAIDTALNNNLSVRNEKLYSEYQKKLKATAVDIPQTNLIGEFGQFNSAFSDNKFGIAQSISFPTVYAKQKSLQNENYKTSVLHIALKEAELKKQVSEVFYQIIYMNEKQHILMKIDSVYAAFLEKANLRFAKGESNILEKTTAETQRGQIAIQLKQIQQDIEILQMQFQLLLNTTIVYLPSANNTKMNFNAIADTSFINNHPSLQLLEQEKNVAMVNTQLQKSKLLPDLQLAYNNMSQQGMGADDLFYPKSERFSSVQFGIGIPLFFGAQKANIDAAKSLELISENNFRLGQQTLISEYESAFKKYEIQLATVKYFEETALRNADIISETATKQFENGDINYLEWTMLINNAISIQSNYIDSVNDLNQAIIHLNFLTSK is encoded by the coding sequence ATGAAAAAGTATTTAATAATTATTACGATAATATGCCTTCTCAGCGGCATTGCATCAGCACAACAAACTATCAGTTTACAGAGTGCAATTGATACTGCATTGAATAATAATTTATCTGTAAGAAATGAAAAGTTGTACTCCGAATATCAAAAAAAATTAAAAGCAACAGCCGTTGATATTCCGCAAACAAATTTGATTGGTGAATTCGGGCAATTTAATTCGGCTTTTTCAGATAACAAGTTTGGAATTGCGCAGTCAATTAGTTTCCCGACTGTTTATGCAAAACAAAAATCTCTGCAAAATGAAAACTATAAAACAAGTGTGTTGCACATTGCATTAAAGGAAGCGGAGTTAAAAAAACAAGTGAGTGAGGTTTTCTATCAGATTATCTATATGAATGAGAAGCAACATATCTTAATGAAAATAGACAGTGTATATGCAGCATTTTTAGAAAAAGCAAATCTGCGTTTTGCAAAAGGCGAAAGCAATATACTGGAAAAAACAACCGCTGAAACACAACGTGGACAAATAGCCATACAGTTAAAACAAATTCAACAAGACATTGAAATTTTACAAATGCAATTTCAATTATTGCTGAATACCACAATAGTGTATTTGCCTTCGGCTAATAATACAAAAATGAATTTCAATGCAATTGCGGATACTTCATTTATAAACAATCATCCGTCGTTACAATTATTGGAACAAGAAAAAAATGTTGCAATGGTGAATACACAGTTACAAAAATCAAAACTACTCCCCGATTTACAACTCGCTTATAATAATATGAGCCAACAGGGAATGGGAGCAGATGATTTGTTCTATCCAAAATCAGAACGGTTTAGTTCAGTGCAGTTTGGCATTGGAATTCCATTATTCTTTGGTGCACAAAAAGCAAATATAGATGCTGCAAAATCATTAGAATTAATTAGTGAAAACAATTTTCGACTCGGACAACAAACACTAATATCAGAGTATGAAAGCGCTTTTAAAAAATATGAAATTCAATTGGCAACTGTAAAGTATTTTGAAGAAACAGCTTTGCGAAATGCAGACATTATAAGTGAAACAGCAACAAAACAATTTGAAAATGGCGACATCAATTATCTGGAATGGACCATGCTGATTAATAATGCAATTTCAATTCAAAGTAACTATATCGATTCGGTGAACGATCTGAATCAAGCTATCATTCATCTCAACTTCTTAACTTCTAAATAA
- a CDS encoding GxxExxY protein, whose product MTENEISYKIRGAIFEVYNQLGPGLFENVYEAALLYQLKKDGLHVRAQQPIPVIYDGQYLDVGFRLDILVEDKVIIEIKSVEELAKVHHKQILTYLKLTKLKLGILVNFNSENISESIHRKVNNL is encoded by the coding sequence ATGACAGAAAATGAAATATCATACAAAATCAGAGGAGCCATCTTTGAAGTATATAATCAACTTGGTCCAGGGCTTTTTGAAAATGTATATGAAGCTGCCTTACTTTATCAATTAAAGAAAGACGGACTCCATGTAAGAGCGCAACAACCTATTCCTGTAATATATGACGGACAATATTTAGATGTAGGTTTTCGCTTGGATATTTTGGTAGAAGATAAAGTCATCATTGAAATTAAATCAGTAGAAGAACTTGCTAAAGTACATCACAAACAAATTCTCACATATTTAAAATTGACAAAGCTAAAACTTGGAATCCTGGTTAATTTCAACAGTGAGAATATTTCCGAATCAATCCACAGAAAAGTAAACAATTTATGA